One genomic segment of Osmia bicornis bicornis chromosome 16, iOsmBic2.1, whole genome shotgun sequence includes these proteins:
- the LOC114872278 gene encoding protein YIPF5 produces MSDYRNQQNYWAQAAPPPNYNFDSSGFGQPNQQFEFQTYNDQQSVNYSSYTQKSFLDPTESVYTGDMFGQDNFPKGPAGFGDTEEEPPLLEELGINPDRILRKTLAVLNPFHRSGQIDDASYLLQDSDLAGPVANCLLLAAFLLLAGSKAHFGYVYGLAMTSCILMYILLSLMTSTSNITLSSVASVLGYCLLPVVALAGFSVFSSLQGAAGLVLAVLTVTWATLSASRLFCTMSGEKNQRLLIAYPCVLLYGVFTLIVIF; encoded by the exons ATGTCTGATTATAGAAATCAGCAAAATTATTGGGCGCAAGCTGCACCTCCGCCCAACTACAATTTCGATAGCTCTGGTTTTGGCCAACCTAACCaacaatttgaatttcaaacaTACAATGATCAGCAATCTGTAAATTATTCGTCTTATACCCAGAAAAGCTTTCTTGATCCCACTGAAAGTGTATACACTGGTGATATGTTCGGTCAGGATAATTTTCCAAAAG GTCCAGCTGGATTTGGCGATACGGAAGAAGAACCACCGCTCCTAGAAGAATTAGGCATAAATCCTGATAGAATATTAAGAAAAACATTAGCTGTATTAAATCCATTTCATAGGAGTGGACAGATCGATGATGCAAGTTATTTGCTTCAAGATTCTGATCTAGCTGGTCCAGTAGCAAATTGCTTACTCCTCGCTGCCTTTCTCCTGTTAGCTGGTTCTAAAGCACATTTTGGTTATGTTTATGGTTTAGCCATGACATCTTgtatattaatgtatattcTTCTGTCATTAATGACCAGTACCAGTAATATTACATTGTCATCGGTAGCATCTGTATTAGGTTATTGTTTATTACCTGTAGTAGCACTCGCGGGATTCAGTGTCTTTTCATCTTTGCAAGGTGCAGCTGGTTTGGTTCTAGCTGTACTGACAGTCACATGGGCAACACTTTCTGCATCTAGACTATTTTGTACTATGTCAGGAGAAAAAAATCAGCGTCTTCTTATTGCTTATCCTTGTGTTCTTCTTTATGGTGTTTTCACATTAATAGTAATATTCTAA